The Rhodococcus opacus B4 genome includes the window CGGGTGGGTCGTGGGGCAGAGCAGCTCGGCTGTGTGCGGGTCCTTCACAATGGTCCGGATCTTGCGGCGGACGAACTCCGCAGCCGTATCGTTGACGCGCTGGTCTACCAGCAGGTCGTCGACGGTCTCGAAGATGAACCGGAAACCGCCGGCCTCCCAACCCGCCTCGAAGACCTTCTCCAGCTCCTCGTCGCTGAGCTCGGAACCAAGCCGCTCCGGGGATTCCATCGGGAAGCCGAAGACGTGCTTGAACGCCTTGTCCCAGACAGTCTCGTAGTCGCGACTGAGCTCGGCCTTCTGCTCGGGCGACAACGCATGATTGCGGGTGGGCACCACGAAGTTGGGGGTGCGCTGGAAGACCGTCAGATTCTCGGCGACGTGCGCGACACTCTGGATGACCTGGACTCCGGTAGCCCCGGTACCGATGACGCCGACCCGCTTGCCGGCCAGGTCGACCGGCTCGTGGGGCCACTGGGACGTCGAATAGAACTCGCCCTGGAAGGAGTCCGCTCCGGGGAAGGGCGGCTTGAAGGCGACACCCAGCCACCCGAGGCCCGTGATCAACCAGCGGCAGCTGACCTCGAGGCCGTCCTCGGTGACCACGGTCCAACGGTTCGTGTTCTCGTCGAAGGTTGCGCCCGTGACACGCGTGGAGAACCGGATGTGCTTGCGCATGTCGTGCTTGTCGGCGACATGGCGAAGGTAGTCGAGCGTGTCGGGCTGCGCGGAGAAACGCTCACGGAAGTCCCATTCCTCCCAGCCCTCACGGTCGAAGGAAAAACAGTAGGCCCAGCTTTCGGTGTCGGTCCGTGCCCCGGGGTACCGGTTCCAGTACCAGGTTCCGCCGACGTCGGTACCGGCCTCGAACACTTGCATGGACAGCCCGAGCTTGCGCAGGGCGTGGATGGTGCGCAGGCCGGCGAAGCCTGCGCCGATGACGACGGCGTCCACGTCGGACAGGGT containing:
- a CDS encoding flavin-containing monooxygenase — translated: MPLQTLSDVDAVVIGAGFAGLRTIHALRKLGLSMQVFEAGTDVGGTWYWNRYPGARTDTESWAYCFSFDREGWEEWDFRERFSAQPDTLDYLRHVADKHDMRKHIRFSTRVTGATFDENTNRWTVVTEDGLEVSCRWLITGLGWLGVAFKPPFPGADSFQGEFYSTSQWPHEPVDLAGKRVGVIGTGATGVQVIQSVAHVAENLTVFQRTPNFVVPTRNHALSPEQKAELSRDYETVWDKAFKHVFGFPMESPERLGSELSDEELEKVFEAGWEAGGFRFIFETVDDLLVDQRVNDTAAEFVRRKIRTIVKDPHTAELLCPTTHPIGGKRPPLGTFYYETYNRPNVSLVSVREDPIHEITPTGLRTASGAEYELDVIIYATGFDAITGPLSNLDIRGVGGRTIAEQWADGAKMLLGLSAAGFPNLFTILGPQAPFASHPPVIETQVDLIEKILERALAEKATRVEATPEGVEAWSDQCDMVLKATLLEQGLGDRPWFLGANVPGKKPSTLCYLGGLGNYVTAVNQEVEGGFSSYVLDAAPVLA